The following proteins come from a genomic window of Triticum aestivum cultivar Chinese Spring chromosome 6A, IWGSC CS RefSeq v2.1, whole genome shotgun sequence:
- the LOC123132531 gene encoding protein STRUBBELIG-RECEPTOR FAMILY 3, whose protein sequence is MRTGGGCLGRAGGRALLPLLLIATTVALLPRALALTDAADVSAINGLYVALGSPALPGWTANGGDPCGEKWQGVVCIGSNIDAINFIAATMGGQLGSLGNFTAITTINLSNNKITGTIPDDLPVTLRNLFLSDNQLTGSIPMSLSKLNSLTAMSLNDNHLDGQLPDAFGSLVGLINLDISSNNFSGPLPTSLGNLSSLVTLRMQDNQLSGTLDVLQGLPLGDLNIENNLFSGPIPPKLLNIPNLKKDGNPFNTSIAPSTSPSLTPTGPTPTQTPSSPSSPSGTPSSSNTPSSSSGGSTARDSRSSSGKHKSSTLRTVGYVFLGIVLFIIVVLLVIFCLSKYQERQSRHDYTTSQVGRVHQRVEEPKVKQASAQPRNDVKKGSAGVPDRKHVREINLAIPAALEKPPEKREERVINLERTESDIFAVEPPPPPPPPPPPPPVSPPPPPPPLPPPPPVSPPPPPLVEKVIVNPIVKPEKRASTPPRAGPSTSATSFSVATLQQYTNSFAEENLIRESRLGKVYLAELPEGKLLEVMKIDNANGRIPVDDFLELVACISDIRHPSILELVGYCAEYGQRLLVYNHFSRKTLHDVLHEREDLDSALSWGARLQVALGSAKALEYLHDTCEPPVVHQNFEPANVLLDNRFSVRVAECGLSVLTLSSSVTQLSGRMRALLNYEAPEIQESGTFTDRSDVYSFGVVMLELLTGRKPYDSSRPRHEQHLVRWAQSQFHDIESLIKIVDPSIRGECSEKVLSRFVDIISRCIPPEPEYRPPMSEIVQDLASILNAAGEESE, encoded by the exons ATGCGGACGGGAGGCGGGTGCCTCGGGCGGGCGGGGGGTCGGGCGCTCCTCCCGCTGCTGTTGATCGCCACGACGGTGGCATTGCTGCCGCGGGCGCTCGCCCTCACCGACGCCGCCGACG TTTCTGCTATAAATGGATTGTATGTTGCACTTGGGTCACCAGCTCTTCCTGGATGGACTGCAAATGGTGGAGACCCCTGCGGTGAGAAGTGGCAGGGTGTTGTATGTATTGGCTCAAATATAGACGCAAT AAATTTTATTGCTGCAACGATGGGAGGACAGCTGGGAAGCCTAGGGAACTTCACAGCTATAACCACAAT AAATCTTAGCAACAACAAAATCACCGGAACTATACCAGATGATCTACCTGTTACACTGCGGAATCT TTTTCTCTCGGACAACCAACTCACCGGAAGCATCCCGATGTCGCTATCAAAACTTAACAGTTTAACAGCCAT GTCACTCAATGATAACCATCTCGATGGACAGCTACCAGATGCTTTTGGCTCCCTTGTTGGACTTATAAACCT GGATATTTCTTCCAACAACTTCAGTGGTCCATTACCAACTTCGTTGGGAAACCTGTCGTCACTAGTTACGCT GCGAATGCAAGATAATCAACTATCTGGGACCCTTGATGTGTTGCAGGGTCTTCCCCTCGGTGATTT AAATATAGAGAACAATTTATTTTCTGGACCGATTCCTCCAAAGTTGCTCAACATACCAAATTTGAA aaAGGATGGGAACCCATTTAATACCAGCATTGCTCCTTCCACGTCACCCTCTTTAACACCGACAGGCCCTACACCGACACAAACACCATCATCTCCTTCATCCCCTTCAGGAACTCCTTCATCGTCTAATACACCCTCGAGCTCTTCTGGTGGATCCACAGCTCGAGACAGCAGATCATCCTCCGGGAAACACAAGTCTTCAACCCTAAGGACCGTTGGATACGTTTTTCTTGGCATTGTGCTGTTCATAATTGTTGTGCTGCTGGTAATCTTTTGCCTGTCCAAGTACCAAGAGAGACAGTCAAGACATGATTATACAACAAGTCAGGTGGGAAGGGTGCACCAAAGAGTTGAAGAGCCTAAAGTCAAGCAAGCTTCAGCGCAGCCAAGGAACGACGTTAAaaaag GCTCAGCTGGGGTTCCTGACAGGAAGCATGTTCGTGAAATAAATTTGGCCATACCAG CTGCTCTTGAGAAGCCTCCTGAAAAGAGAGAAGAGCGTGTAATTAACTTGGAGCGAACAGAGTCGGATATTTTTGCTGTGGAAcctccgccacctccaccaccgccgccgccaccaccaccagtgtccccaccaccacctccaccgccgctgccaccgccgccgccagtgTCCCCACCACCACCTCCGCTTGTTGAAAAAGTGATTGTTAATCCTATTGTTAAGCCAGAAAAAAGAGCTAGCACCCCACCAAGGGCAGGTCCCTCGACATCTGCAACATCCTTTTCTGTTGCAACACTTCAGCAATATACAAATAGTTTTGCAGAGGAAAATTTAATAAGAGAGAGTAGGCTGGGAAAAGTATATCTGGCAGAACTTCCTGAAGGCAAA TTACTGGAAGTTATGAAGATAGACAATGCCAATGGAAGAATACCAGTAGATGACTTTCTAGAGCTGGTTGCGTGTATATCAGATATTAGACACCCTAGCATCCTTGAGCTTGTTGGATACTGTGCAGAATATGGACAGCGGTTACTTGTTTATAACCACTTCAGTAGAAAAACACTACATGATGTGTTACATGAAAGAGAGGATCTAGATAGTGCACTGTCTTGGGGCGCCCGTCTCCAGGTTGCTCTTGGTTCAGCAAAAGCCTTAGA GTATCTCCATGACACCTGCGAGCCTCCAGTAGTGCATCAGAATTTTGAGCCAGCCAATGTGCTTCTTGATAATAGATTCTCAGTACGTGTTGCTGAATGTGGACTGTCTGTATTGACGTTGTCAAGTTCTGTTACACAG TTGTCTGGTCGCATGCGAGCACTACTAAATTACGAGGCACCTGAAATCCAGGAATCTGGAACTTTTACTGATCGAAGTGATGTTTACAGTTTCGGTGTGGTGATGCTAGAACTTCTTACTGGTCGTAAACCATATGACAG TTCTCGTCCGCGACATGAACAACATCTTGTTAGGTGGGCCCAGTCTCAGTTTCATGACATTGAATCACTAATAAAGATCGTTGACCCTTCTATTCGTGGAGAGtgttctgagaaagtgttgtctcgTTTTGTCGACATCATCAGTCGCTGTATTCCG CCGGAACCAGAATACAGGCCGCCAATGTCTGAGATTGTCCAAGATCTAGCAAGTATCTTAAACGCTGCTGGTGAGGAATCAGAGTGA
- the LOC123132532 gene encoding uncharacterized protein has product MVKHLGYAIPKTGFAMYWCIPGKSIDDGLQVVSLETHARAMVAASQQNKVLIVFIDHNNMLEKQLWDDVLLQKVELPTVISPVKTSYVHEQRGGPSAPTYGEHLFSMYRGPHVEDAGEKEARIRRNIFPNTCNADAVMGRKGQEKVDCAGANEQFYEAGADEEYYAGEDSSEEEEYYGGTDTSSDSDFADSDYDFEDGDDALYDTNVDKDLKDELVAEKRKGKKVSEELEEEDVVDMDELKLPESESTLKFNFKTSNPMTDMENPTFKLGMTFSNPAELRKALANYIVKNRVKVRKTRDNAKRLEAICVEDCRWKMIVVKDSRSGCFLIKTLVDVHTCEKVWDMKEMTATLLAQKFHQDFRDDPHMSLLAFSNKVETKYNMKVARFKLSRARLICLKKIEEMRRHNMEKYGTMVTS; this is encoded by the coding sequence ATGGTTAAACATCTGGGATATGCAATACCAAAAACAGGTTTTGCAATGTATTGGTGCATCCCTGGAAAAAGTATAGATGATGGTTTGCAAGTAGTTAGTTTGGAAACTCATGCTAGGGCTATGGTAGCAGCAAGTCAACAGAACAAAGTACTAATTGTGTTCATTGATCACAACAATATGCTGGAGAAGCAGTTGTGGGATGATGTTCTGTTGCAAAAAGTTGAGCTACCTACAGTTATCAGTCCAGTGAAGACAAGTTATGTGCATGAGCAGAGGGGTGGGCCATCAGCACCAACTTATGGTGAGCACCTGTTCAGCATGTATCGTGGTcctcatgtagaagatgcaggtgAGAAGGAAGCTCGCATTAGGAGAAATATTTTCCCCAATACTTGCAATGCTGATGCTGTCATGGGAAGGAAGGGGCAAGAAAAGGTTGATTGTGCTGGTGCTAATGAGCAGTTTTATGAAGCTGGTGCCGATGAGGAATACTATGCAGGAGAAGATTCCAGTGAGGAGGAGGAATATTATGGTGGAACAGATACTAGCTCTGACTCGGATTTTGCAGATTCAGACTATGACTTTGAGGATGGAGATGATGCACTATATGATACAAATGTGGACAAAGATTTGAAGGATGAGCTTGTAGCTGAAAAGAGGAAAGGGAAAAAGGTGTCAGAAGAATTAGAAGAGGAAGATGTGGTAGATATGGATGAGTTGAAGTTGCCAGAGTCAGAATCAACACTCAAGTTCAACTTCAAGACATCCAACCCAATGACAGACATGGAGAACCCCACTTTCAAACTTGGGATGACATTTTCAAACCCAGCAGAATTGAGAAAGGCATTAGCAAATTACATTGTGAAGAACAGAGTGAAAGTTAGGAAAACAAGGGACAATGCAAAAAGGTTAGAAGCCATATGTGTTGAGGACTGCCGCTGGAAAATGATTGTTGTTAAAGACTCAAGAAGTGGTTGCTTTCTCATTAAAACACTAGTGGATGTGCACACTTGTGAAAAGGTTTGGGATATGAAAGAAATGACAGCTACTTTGCTAGCACAAAAATTTCATCAGGATTTCAGAGATGACCCTCACATGAGTCTGCTGGCTTTTTCCAACAAGGTTGAGACAAAGTACAACATGAAGGTGGCCAGGTTCAAATTGTCAAGGGCAAGATTAATTTGTTTGAAAAAAATAGAGGAGATGAGGAGGCACAATATGGAAAAGTATGGGACTATGGTCACGAGCTGA